In a genomic window of Trachemys scripta elegans isolate TJP31775 chromosome 12, CAS_Tse_1.0, whole genome shotgun sequence:
- the LOC117886161 gene encoding olfactory receptor 13G1-like — MEPSNHTRVTEFIMQGLFDHPHHQGLFFGLFLCLYTAVVMGNSLIIAAIVLHPPLHTPMYFFIANLAIVDIFCTSSVLPKMMKNLMQEKKTISFDGCMAQLFAFTLSGGTELVLLTAMSYDRYVAICHPLRYVNLMTKRICISLAVGVWSVSITNSLVHTLLMLRLDFCGPKLIQHFFCEIPPLLALSCSSIYFNEIMIFIANTFLAMGNFLLTTVSYSFIIITILKIQSFKRKQRAFSTCSSHLLVVTLFYSSIIYTYIRPTSSDSLAKDKMAAIMYTLVIPTMNPLIYTLRNKEVKVAFGKIFSFRKK; from the coding sequence ATGGAACCCAGTAACCACACCAGGGTGACCGAATTCATCATGCAGGGGCTCTTTGACCATCCTCACCATCAGGGACTGTTCTTTGGGCTATTCCTGTGCCTTTACACAGCCGTTGTCATGGGCAATTCCCTGATCATTGCAGCTATTGTCCTCCATCCacctctccacacccccatgtacttcttcatCGCCAACTTGGCCATCGTCGACATTTTCTGCACCTCCTCAGTTCTTCCCAAGATGATGAAAAACCTGATGCAGGAGAAGAAAACTATCTCTTTTGATGGCTGCATGGCCCAGCTCTTTGCTTTCACTTTGTCTGGGGGGACGGAACTTGTGCTCCTCACTGCTATGTCATATGACCGGTATGTAGCCATCTGTCACCCCTTGCGCTATGTCAACCTCATGACCAAGAGAATTTGCATTAGTTTAGCAGTTGGTGTCTGGTCTGTCAGTATTACCAATTCATTGGTGCACACACTGCTTATGCTGCGTCTGGATTTCTGTGGACCCAAACTCATCCAGCATTTCTTCTGTGAGATCCCTCCATTGCTGGCACTGTCCTGCAGTTCCATCTACTTCAATGAAATCATGATCTTCATTGCAAACACCTTCCTGGCTATGGGGAACTTCCTGCTGACCACTGTGTCATATAgcttcatcatcatcaccatcctgAAAATCCAGAGTTTCAAAAGGAAGCAGAGAGCCTTCTCCACCTGTTCTTCCCATCTGCTCGTGGTCACCTTGTTCTACTCTTCCATCATCTACACCTATATCCGGCCAACCTCCAGTGACTCTCTGGCTAAAGACAAGATGGCAGCCATAATGTACACCCTGGTGATTCCCACCATGAACCCTCTGATCTACACTCTACGTAATAAGGAGGTCAAAGTGGCCTTTGGGAAAATCTTTTCATTcaggaaaaaataa